A genomic region of Devosia ginsengisoli contains the following coding sequences:
- a CDS encoding PQQ-binding-like beta-propeller repeat protein, with amino-acid sequence MIGKLRRGVFGGLAISLLATLMASAAPITPERLLATGDEPQNWLMGTGDYGAQRYSGLDALSAENAARVKLLFTVSLGPISVGEGFEHTKLSAPLVEDGMAYMVDPFGMVYRIDVTSGVNGHIMWTSPRLEQEMDPWLIGQWSLTLHGDSVILAAGDGRLFWIDRESGAVTHEAAVADPATGYVLAAPPVLVGDTLVIGGAGGDRGARPQLTGLDANDGAVKWRSFLTGDEFTAGASILRTGAYDAESGLVLWSTDGPASAYGETLRAGDNAANALLAVDPEDGTIAWQRPLLASDVLGFSDAATPVLLPDGGAVQAGDDGFVRRFDVTSGALDYAEPYVTGLDWYDERDADGAPISTGDAVSPPGCPNILAEDHMPASYSTRTNLFYAAQNNGCRTDLSAIGNLAGEDEGGLYAHSTTSTGALSAIDPANGAVMAEHLFDYPLQSGLLTTAGGLVVAMTADGSLHLLDDTTLDTLWSQHVSSFMAAPPMSYSVDGRQYIGMIVGGGPLYSDISFHSRDMAGVRHLAVFAVFGVEP; translated from the coding sequence ATGATCGGCAAGCTGCGGCGAGGCGTATTCGGCGGCCTTGCAATCTCACTTCTGGCCACGCTGATGGCCAGTGCCGCGCCCATCACCCCGGAACGCCTGCTGGCGACGGGAGACGAGCCGCAAAACTGGCTGATGGGAACCGGTGATTATGGTGCTCAGCGCTATTCGGGGCTGGACGCGCTCAGCGCCGAGAATGCGGCGCGCGTCAAGCTGCTGTTCACCGTGTCGCTCGGCCCGATCTCGGTGGGGGAAGGGTTCGAGCATACAAAGCTGTCCGCCCCACTAGTCGAGGACGGCATGGCCTATATGGTCGATCCGTTCGGCATGGTCTACCGGATCGACGTCACCAGCGGCGTCAATGGCCATATCATGTGGACGTCGCCCCGGCTCGAACAGGAGATGGATCCGTGGCTGATCGGCCAGTGGAGCCTGACGCTGCATGGCGACTCCGTCATCCTGGCGGCAGGCGACGGGCGACTGTTCTGGATCGACCGGGAATCGGGCGCGGTGACGCATGAAGCTGCTGTGGCAGACCCGGCAACCGGCTATGTGCTGGCGGCGCCACCAGTGCTGGTGGGCGATACACTGGTGATTGGTGGCGCCGGTGGTGATCGGGGCGCACGGCCGCAACTGACCGGGCTCGACGCCAATGATGGCGCTGTCAAATGGCGCAGCTTCCTCACCGGGGACGAGTTCACCGCCGGCGCTTCGATCCTGCGGACGGGCGCCTATGATGCCGAGTCTGGATTGGTGCTGTGGAGCACTGATGGTCCCGCATCGGCTTATGGCGAGACGCTGCGGGCTGGCGACAATGCCGCCAATGCCCTGCTGGCCGTCGATCCGGAGGATGGTACCATTGCCTGGCAGCGGCCGCTGCTGGCCAGCGATGTGCTTGGATTCAGCGATGCGGCGACGCCGGTTCTGCTGCCGGATGGTGGCGCCGTGCAGGCCGGCGACGACGGCTTCGTGCGCCGGTTCGACGTGACCAGTGGCGCGCTCGATTATGCCGAGCCCTATGTGACGGGCCTCGACTGGTATGACGAACGCGACGCCGACGGCGCGCCCATTTCGACCGGCGACGCCGTGAGCCCGCCGGGTTGTCCCAATATCCTGGCCGAAGACCATATGCCGGCCAGCTACAGCACCCGCACCAACCTGTTCTATGCCGCGCAGAACAATGGCTGCCGGACCGATCTCAGCGCTATCGGCAATCTGGCGGGTGAGGATGAAGGTGGGCTTTATGCCCATAGCACGACCTCGACCGGCGCCCTCTCGGCCATCGACCCGGCCAATGGCGCTGTTATGGCCGAGCATCTGTTCGACTATCCGCTGCAAAGCGGACTGCTGACCACGGCGGGCGGACTGGTGGTGGCGATGACGGCCGACGGCTCGCTGCACCTGCTCGATGACACCACGCTCGATACGCTGTGGAGCCAGCACGTCTCCTCGTTCATGGCGGCGCCGCCGATGAGCTACAGCGTGGATGGACGGCAATATATCGGCATGATCGTGGGTGGTGGGCCGCTCTATAGCGACATCTCGTTCCACTCGCGCGACATGGCGGGCGTGCGGCATCTGGCGGTGTTCGCCGTATTCGGAGTTGAGCCATGA
- a CDS encoding PQQ-dependent dehydrogenase, methanol/ethanol family, whose amino-acid sequence MQAKHLGFVALASVLMLGAVYAQDSFGITDYPPITEDQLVNPAPGDWPMYRRTYDGQGYSPLDQINKDNVAQLVPAWSYSTGVVEGHESPPVVVNGVMFVTTPEHHVFALNAATGQLYWKYTADITENTNPSHPTNRGVAVLGDKVFYAAHDATLVALDAKTGEEVWSTEVANVDEAYYMTLAPLVADGKVLIGVSGGEYGIRGFVAAYDAETGEEAWKTYTIPAPDEPGGDTWPAGAYVTGAGSTWSTGNYDPESKLVYWGVGNAGPWMGDQRPGDNLYTASTIALDVETGEIKGHFQYSHNESFDWDEVTAPILVDLPNKDGETVKGLVNPTRSGILWALERTSEGPINFIWGEKYVPGDVITDIDAETGRVSYDESKKPSTGTTKTYCPSVHGGRDWPSTAYSPDTGLLYIPANANMCTELTGAEVEYEAGQPFIGFDSLEFQVTDDAEYIGSVQAWDVATGEMKWEHKFPRSGNWGPILATGGGLIFSGGTNDRMFRAYDAENGDVLWEQKLNSGVIGTPSTFEVDGKQYVAVQAGYGVDAVFNNTVIAEHFGISSDVPQGGVVWVFEVKDGAVASAE is encoded by the coding sequence ATGCAAGCCAAGCATCTTGGTTTTGTAGCTCTGGCATCTGTGCTGATGCTGGGCGCTGTTTACGCGCAGGATTCCTTTGGAATCACCGACTACCCCCCGATCACTGAAGACCAGTTGGTCAATCCGGCGCCGGGTGACTGGCCCATGTATCGCCGGACCTATGATGGTCAGGGCTATAGCCCGCTCGATCAGATCAACAAGGATAACGTGGCCCAGCTCGTTCCGGCCTGGTCCTATTCGACCGGCGTCGTGGAAGGCCACGAATCCCCACCGGTCGTGGTCAATGGCGTGATGTTCGTCACCACGCCCGAGCACCATGTGTTTGCGCTCAATGCGGCCACCGGCCAGCTCTACTGGAAATACACGGCCGACATCACCGAGAACACCAACCCGTCCCACCCCACCAATCGTGGCGTGGCCGTGCTGGGTGACAAGGTGTTCTATGCCGCCCATGACGCGACGCTCGTGGCGCTCGATGCCAAGACCGGCGAAGAAGTCTGGTCCACCGAAGTCGCCAATGTCGATGAAGCCTACTACATGACGCTGGCGCCGCTGGTTGCCGACGGCAAGGTGCTGATCGGCGTCTCGGGCGGTGAATACGGCATCCGCGGCTTCGTGGCCGCTTATGATGCTGAGACCGGCGAGGAAGCCTGGAAGACCTACACCATCCCGGCTCCCGATGAGCCGGGTGGCGATACCTGGCCGGCTGGTGCCTATGTGACCGGTGCCGGTTCGACCTGGTCGACGGGCAACTACGACCCCGAGAGCAAGCTGGTCTATTGGGGCGTCGGCAATGCCGGTCCCTGGATGGGCGACCAGCGCCCTGGCGACAACCTCTATACCGCTTCGACCATCGCTCTCGATGTCGAGACCGGTGAGATCAAGGGTCACTTCCAGTACAGCCACAATGAATCGTTCGACTGGGACGAGGTCACGGCCCCGATCCTGGTGGACCTTCCCAACAAGGATGGCGAAACCGTCAAGGGCCTGGTCAATCCGACCCGCAGCGGCATCCTCTGGGCGCTGGAACGTACGTCGGAAGGCCCGATCAACTTCATCTGGGGCGAGAAATACGTTCCGGGCGACGTGATCACCGACATCGATGCGGAAACCGGCCGCGTCAGCTATGACGAGAGCAAGAAGCCGTCCACGGGCACGACCAAGACCTATTGCCCGTCGGTCCATGGCGGTCGCGATTGGCCGTCCACGGCCTATAGCCCCGATACCGGGCTGCTCTACATCCCGGCCAACGCCAACATGTGCACCGAACTGACCGGCGCCGAAGTTGAATACGAAGCTGGCCAGCCCTTCATCGGTTTCGACTCGCTGGAATTCCAGGTTACCGACGATGCCGAATATATCGGTTCGGTCCAGGCTTGGGACGTAGCCACCGGCGAAATGAAGTGGGAGCACAAGTTCCCGCGCTCGGGTAACTGGGGTCCGATTCTGGCGACCGGCGGCGGCCTGATCTTCTCGGGCGGCACCAATGACCGCATGTTCCGCGCCTATGATGCGGAAAACGGTGATGTGCTGTGGGAACAGAAGCTCAACTCCGGCGTCATCGGCACGCCTTCGACCTTCGAGGTCGATGGCAAGCAGTATGTCGCCGTGCAGGCCGGCTACGGCGTTGATGCGGTGTTCAACAACACCGTGATTGCCGAACACTTCGGCATCAGCTCGGACGTGCCGCAGGGCGGCGTGGTCTGGGTCTTCGAAGTCAAGGACGGCGCCGTCGCTTCGGCGGAATAA
- a CDS encoding ABC transporter permease: MASAAPADSPARLGPAMHALVALKAIVTRELTKFVRQWSRLISALVRPALWLVVVAAGFQNVLGVSIIAPYRTYITYQEYMLPGLLGMMLLFNGMQSSLSLVYDREMGMMRLLLTAPLPRWYVLFAKLLAGTLLSLAQAYVFLVVARLLNVQIPLGGWLTVLPALLVTGLMLGSIGLVLSVYIRQLENFAGTMNFVIFPMFFCSSALYPLWKLRESGASFLWWVAQANPFTHAVELIRFAAYGQFNAVALLVVLGVGILSFLLAVFGYDPQRGQMMRKGRE, translated from the coding sequence ATGGCCTCCGCAGCGCCGGCCGATAGCCCAGCCAGGCTGGGACCGGCCATGCATGCCCTGGTGGCCCTCAAGGCCATCGTGACGCGCGAACTGACCAAGTTCGTGCGGCAGTGGAGCCGGCTGATCTCGGCGCTGGTGCGGCCGGCGCTGTGGCTCGTTGTGGTGGCGGCTGGATTTCAAAATGTGCTGGGCGTGTCGATCATCGCGCCCTATCGCACCTACATCACCTATCAGGAATATATGCTGCCCGGCCTGCTTGGGATGATGCTGCTGTTCAACGGCATGCAGTCGTCGCTGTCGCTGGTCTATGACCGGGAAATGGGCATGATGCGCCTGCTGCTGACGGCACCGCTGCCGCGCTGGTATGTGCTGTTCGCCAAGCTGCTGGCGGGGACGCTGCTGTCGCTGGCGCAGGCCTATGTGTTTCTTGTGGTCGCGCGGCTGCTCAATGTGCAGATTCCGCTTGGCGGCTGGCTCACCGTGCTGCCGGCGCTGCTGGTGACCGGGCTGATGCTGGGGTCGATCGGGCTGGTGCTGTCGGTCTATATACGGCAGCTGGAAAACTTTGCCGGCACGATGAATTTCGTGATCTTTCCGATGTTCTTCTGCTCGAGTGCGCTCTATCCGTTGTGGAAGCTGCGCGAGAGCGGCGCCAGCTTTCTGTGGTGGGTGGCGCAGGCCAATCCCTTCACCCATGCCGTCGAGCTCATCCGCTTTGCCGCCTATGGCCAGTTCAACGCGGTTGCGCTGCTGGTGGTGCTGGGTGTGGGGATATTGTCCTTCCTGCTGGCCGTGTTCGGCTATGATCCGCAGCGCGGGCAGATGATGCGGAAGGGGCGCGAGTAA
- a CDS encoding ABC transporter permease, with the protein MERGNQPIWLYRVLVVVALVIVWWLASLVAGRNLIPAPPAVFEAAIRLFGDGTIYEATASSLGIYVTGLLLAIAIGLPMGLIAGGVPVVGRTLDPFFNALMATPRVAFIPLIIVLLGLGFWAKITVVALGAVMPILINTYAGVRNGDAELVEMARSAGARPGQVFSKILLPGAAPFIMVGLRLGATIGLINTVVAELYTAVQGLGGLLAIYGNTFRMAPYFVVVLILACLGIAVAELLRLVERRLDRWRIGTGG; encoded by the coding sequence ATGGAGCGGGGCAACCAGCCAATCTGGCTCTACCGGGTGCTGGTGGTGGTGGCGCTTGTCATCGTGTGGTGGCTGGCCTCGCTGGTCGCGGGGCGCAACCTGATCCCTGCACCGCCGGCGGTGTTCGAAGCTGCCATAAGGCTGTTCGGCGACGGCACCATTTATGAAGCCACAGCCAGCTCGCTCGGCATTTATGTGACGGGCCTGCTGCTGGCCATTGCCATTGGCTTGCCCATGGGGCTGATAGCCGGGGGTGTTCCGGTCGTGGGGCGCACGCTCGACCCGTTCTTCAATGCGCTGATGGCGACGCCGCGCGTGGCCTTCATCCCGCTCATCATCGTGCTGCTGGGGCTGGGTTTCTGGGCCAAGATCACCGTGGTGGCGCTGGGCGCGGTCATGCCGATCCTGATCAATACCTATGCCGGGGTGCGCAATGGCGATGCCGAACTGGTGGAAATGGCCCGCTCGGCCGGCGCCAGGCCGGGGCAGGTTTTCAGCAAGATCCTACTGCCGGGCGCGGCGCCGTTCATCATGGTGGGCCTGCGGCTGGGGGCGACGATCGGGCTGATCAATACGGTGGTCGCCGAACTTTATACGGCCGTGCAGGGCCTGGGCGGGTTGCTGGCAATCTATGGAAACACATTCCGCATGGCGCCCTATTTCGTGGTGGTGCTGATCCTGGCCTGCCTGGGCATTGCGGTCGCCGAATTGTTGCGGCTGGTGGAGCGGCGGCTCGACCGCTGGCGCATCGGCACTGGAGGTTGA
- a CDS encoding ABC transporter substrate-binding protein translates to MFKFIASLAIAAVLAAPAAAAPFRLIVTDLEPPLVPNSVMDLALSLGYFEREGVDVELVRVQQTPLAVVALQAGEGEMANVGVDTALQLVASGQLDLRAVTSPSKSLFFMIAAQEAIGDVAALPGHSFGIGRVGSVDQGLSEQVLAAQGIDMAALDQVALGQPAARAQALAAGQIDATTMSLGTWTTLPDQTGMHILVDPDAYFAAAPVVSKVNVVTPQVLTERRDDVVAVVTALVKLSRDIAADPAIWIDAMGAARPDLARADFESLAAAYAKSWSVNGGLSARELAFTADWNFKGEDFAGLEPVGLDAWVDFTVADEVLAALGTAPDLDPADR, encoded by the coding sequence ATGTTCAAATTCATTGCCAGCCTCGCCATTGCCGCCGTCCTAGCCGCCCCGGCCGCCGCCGCCCCGTTCCGGCTGATCGTCACCGACCTTGAGCCGCCTCTCGTGCCCAATTCGGTCATGGATCTGGCTTTGTCGCTCGGCTATTTCGAGCGCGAAGGCGTCGATGTCGAACTGGTGCGCGTACAGCAGACCCCGCTCGCCGTCGTTGCTTTGCAGGCCGGTGAAGGCGAGATGGCCAATGTCGGTGTCGATACCGCGCTGCAACTGGTGGCCAGCGGCCAGCTCGACCTGCGCGCCGTGACCTCGCCAAGCAAGTCGCTATTCTTCATGATCGCCGCGCAGGAAGCGATCGGCGATGTGGCGGCACTCCCCGGCCACAGCTTCGGCATCGGCCGGGTCGGCAGTGTCGATCAAGGGCTGAGCGAGCAGGTGCTGGCCGCCCAGGGTATCGACATGGCCGCGCTCGACCAAGTTGCCCTCGGCCAACCCGCCGCCCGCGCCCAGGCGCTCGCCGCGGGGCAGATCGATGCCACCACCATGTCGCTGGGCACCTGGACTACCCTGCCGGACCAGACAGGCATGCACATCCTCGTAGACCCGGACGCCTATTTCGCCGCGGCGCCCGTCGTCAGCAAGGTCAATGTCGTGACGCCCCAGGTTCTGACCGAGCGCCGGGACGATGTCGTCGCCGTCGTGACCGCGCTGGTCAAGCTGTCCCGCGATATCGCCGCCGATCCCGCCATCTGGATCGACGCCATGGGCGCGGCTCGGCCGGACCTTGCCCGCGCGGACTTCGAAAGCCTCGCCGCCGCTTATGCCAAGAGCTGGAGTGTCAATGGCGGGTTGAGCGCCAGGGAACTGGCCTTCACGGCCGACTGGAACTTCAAGGGCGAAGATTTCGCCGGTCTTGAACCTGTTGGCCTTGATGCCTGGGTGGATTTCACCGTGGCCGACGAAGTGCTGGCTGCCCTCGGCACCGCTCCCGATCTGGATCCTGCCGACCGGTGA
- a CDS encoding ABC transporter ATP-binding protein → MADFSLDIAPGEFVTILGPSGCGKTTLLRLVNGLLKPDGGSVTVGDRTPVPGPDMGFVFQSFRLIPWATAERNVGFGLELAGVEPVRRKEIVARLLDRVGLGRSASAYPAELSGGMKQRVALARALATDPSILLLDEPFASLDAQTREIMQLELLHLWSERRATALFVTHSVEEAILLADRVVVMGAAPHSLRHIVPIDLPRPRRDEVRTSPAFIALRNELTGIIRALITEDPNSPFFNRG, encoded by the coding sequence GTGGCCGACTTTTCGCTCGACATCGCGCCGGGCGAATTTGTCACCATTCTGGGGCCGTCTGGCTGCGGCAAGACCACTTTGCTGCGGCTGGTCAACGGCCTGCTCAAGCCGGACGGTGGCAGCGTCACGGTCGGCGACCGCACGCCCGTTCCCGGTCCGGATATGGGCTTCGTCTTCCAGTCGTTCCGGCTGATCCCCTGGGCAACGGCGGAGCGCAATGTCGGCTTCGGCCTCGAACTGGCCGGGGTCGAACCGGTGCGCCGCAAGGAGATCGTGGCGCGCCTGCTCGATCGGGTCGGGCTCGGCCGCTCTGCCAGTGCCTATCCCGCCGAGCTTTCGGGCGGCATGAAGCAGCGGGTGGCGCTGGCCCGGGCACTGGCCACCGACCCGTCAATCCTGCTGCTCGACGAGCCCTTTGCCAGCCTCGACGCGCAGACCCGCGAGATCATGCAACTCGAGCTGCTGCACTTGTGGAGCGAAAGGCGGGCGACCGCACTCTTCGTGACCCATAGTGTGGAAGAGGCCATCCTGCTGGCCGACCGGGTCGTGGTCATGGGCGCCGCCCCCCATTCCCTGCGCCACATCGTGCCCATCGACCTGCCGCGCCCGCGCCGCGACGAGGTGCGCACCAGTCCCGCTTTCATCGCCTTGCGCAATGAACTGACCGGCATCATCCGGGCCCTCATCACCGAGGACCCCAATTCGCCCTTCTTCAACCGGGGCTGA